CGATCTGTGCCTGGTGCCCCCGGAACAGGCCGTCCAGAAGATTGCCTAATCCAGTCGCAGAACCCTCCTTCGACAGCTAAGAGTGCCGTATTGTGATCCTATTCAGGGATAACATCTtagatgagagatggaaaaggaGAGAGTGAAGACGTTGCCGCGAAAGTGCATGACATAGTGGCGTTTCTGCCAACAATCGtagaattcaatcaatcacgCATGTAAAAGTCCGGCCACCTGCCGATGTGAAATGATTCAGCCGTAGGGCAGAGTTGTACTAATTGAATGGGTACGAACGGCGAGCTGATGAATATGTTGGTGATCAGTCCTCGAGGGGCCAATTGTAACCAAGATCGCGGCAACTCAACGTTGGTGAACGTTGGACTGACCCTAGCGATGCAAGCTAAAAAGGAATAGAAAATATGCATAATTGCGGCTGTTGGGTAGAATGTTAAATTGTAAAAGATGTATGAGAGAAAAATAGGGTACCGGTTAAGATTaccatatatataaaaattgttTGAATTGTTGGATTGGTTGTAGATtctgaatttttttttagaatctGCCGAGTCCCCCAAATCCGTCAGCAAACAGGGCCGACGGTTGAAGGTGGACCGTAAGAGAAAACAAGGTCCGAGGCGCTCCCGCAATTGAGTTTTCTCTAGGTTTAAAGGTTGGACTTGTCACCTAGCACTCTATTTAGCTTTGTTGGTTGAATACGTCTGATGCAATTAGTCAACCCAGCCCTACAGCAAGATGATCCTTTCGTCGGTTCCCGTTGTCGCAAAAAAGCGAGAAAAAGCTTCGAGAAGCCTTACGTACTTGAGTAGCGAACGAAAGCTTTGCTGTGCCTTGCTCTGAATGAATGGAAACTCAATAACTTAATGCTCTTAGGGTGTGATATATGTCTATTTTGGAACAAAAGTTGGGTTGACACGATCTCAAAGGTAGAGAAGCCTCTTTTCACAATGTCCGCTGACACATCCACATGGCACCCCCGTAGAATATGAATCATCTAAGGGTTCAAAGCGTCTAAAACCGAGAGATCTATAGGTGCTACGTGAGGTACTAAGGTAGTGAAAAGCCTAAGCCTGCCATTAGCATCGTAGTGTATGTTGTGAGCCGCAGTCTCTAATCGGATCTAAGCCGTTTAATTGGAGCATAGTTGCACAAAGACTAAGAGAACTTTCGAATTCTCGACCTTTGATTCGGCCACTGTTGCGACCCCATGCAGGAGATGGCACTCTGACGGTGGCTTTGGTccttttttcctcttttggCGGATAATCCATCTGGCTGTAGTTTGTGAATTGACCTGGTCTATAGTTTGGCCTGGTGTTATGTGGTGTGGCCATACTCGAAACAATTTAATCAGGATGATAAATGTCAATTTTATTAAGTGCTAGCTATCCTCCATACTAAGAATGAAACTAACAAAGTGTCTACGAGAAAACAAAACTGGTGGATTTTAGTCGAAAATGAAGGGGGAAAACGTTAAATCCCCGTTAAACGACAGCACCTAAGCCCAATACAATAGAGCGAGCACTGACTGGTGTGATTGCCTATAACCTCTATGATGAATTGATCTGTCAACTCCAGACCCCCAATTTCGTAAAACCCCCAACTTATCTCATTTTATTCACTAGATTATAACAATATTATGCAAAAGCATCATGGCAcgatttattagatttagcTCACTAGATAGATTCTATCTTCCAGTTATCTGTTCCCACGCGCAGGTTCGTTCAGCCATGATCTAAAACCGGTTAACTCAACTCAAGCTTGTGTATTGTGTAATCACTGTAATGTACCGTACTTGGCTCGAAATAGGTACAGCAATTATATTCCTTTTGCCCTTGGTCTCTAGTCTCTACTCTAGCTTCTAGCCTCTAATCAATCTGGTCTCTAGATCTACATTTGCTACTGAAGATGGTTAAGGGTCATTTAGTTGCAAGTCCCATTATTTGGTCCTTGTAACTTTTGCAAACCTTGCAGGTCCTTGCTGCCTCGGGTGGATCATCCattttgtaattttcaataatcagAACGCTTGACTTGTCCGCAACTGCATCGATCCTCCTTTCGCCGTACCTGCAATCTAGGATTGGCCATGTGAGCTTGCGCTTTTAGCTATGGCGCCCTACCGATACCATGTCAGCGATGGAATTGATACCTGCCCGCCCTACAACTACTCTCGCTGTGTTCCTCAATCCTCTAGCCAACCGTTTGCGCGGCGGATGACGGCTATTTTCTTGTTGGTATTCACGGAAAGCCTGGTATGATACCTCTATGGCTACAGCTCGATCTGCCAATTCCAACTACATCAAACCCCTTACGGAAAGAACTACCAACAAGAAGGCACACCAGCTCGTCGGCAGGCATCTTCCCCCCCTCTCAGACTGACTTCGTGTTGACATCCTGCGATGGATGGCAAAGCAAACAACATTTTCCAAATTGAATGACAGGCAGTACCGTTCACTCGGAATGGTACGACGGTGTATAAAGCAAGCTGCCGTCGCCCATGATTTTAGAGGTTCAACAGCTCCATCATCACTTCTGAATTCACCACCACACAAATAGTCTACTATCtacaatatatttatctGCCAGCTTTCCTCATATAAAAAGTTCCTCAGCAAGTACATCGCTTCACGCACATTCGCCATTGCCCAAGTAAGTACCAGACTTTACTTGAGCTTCACTTTTTTTTCCCTTAGGATGAAGAGTTTCTAGCACTTATCCTTGCCACTGATTTCCAATGCTAATTCTGATGTGTCTTAATAggtcaattcaaaatctcaattccAAGCTCACGATACTTCCCCGAACAACCACCGCCAAAATGTGCACTCATTACGTTGTCTACAAAAGCTGCAACAGACACTTCGACACCAAGATAGTCAAATGTGCTGCTTGCAAAGCGAGTGGAAGTTGCCCAAGTGGACCAAAAATTGAGACATCCAATGCTGGAGAACCATGCACAAGTGGCTGTCCCTCGTAAGTAAGTGCGACTCCAACATTCCTGCTTAGTCATCCACTGATTTAAGACCAGAGAATATGCCTCCTCGAACCTTTAAACCATATTCAAAGGCGGCACCTCGGAATTCTCCAATCGTCTCCGACGGGACTAGTCGAGTGGAGCAGGATATTTTGTGGGCATCCGTGCAGATGAAGGGGTTTGGAGCTAGAGGCGAATTTAGAACAGGGTCAGATATCTAAGGGACAAAGATTGGTCATGAATCGCTGCTGTAATCATACAAGCATACTTGGGAGTTCATGGGACAATATCTCATTGTGTTGTTACTTTTGGGGGGTTTTCGTTCTGCTGTGGTAGATTTTTAGTCGacacttttttttcttaattaCAATCGTCTTTCATTGAATCATATTGAATGTAGCAACATGTGAAGAGCGCACGAACGAGTGAGGCCAATTTTACCAAATATATATCAGCGAATGCAGTTTTGAACGATTCAATGGTCCGCTATCTCTTCATCAAAGTACGTACTCATGTTcaactctcttttctttccgaAATTCTGCCAATCACAAAAAGATTATGGACCGCTGTGGAGTCCAACTTGAGTGAGGTTGAACAATTTGCCGTGCGGCTTTCTTGTGTAACCACAGGCCCCCTGAGAGAGCGCGACACCCGCCGTCTTCCACCGACTGATAGTCTTATCAGTCGTATTGCGGCTAATGTCCCGCAAGCAACGGGCAACGAATATGACATGGGCTATCACCGATCGATAAAAAAGGGGAAGAAGCGCGGTTGAGATTCTAGGTCCAGGGATGCAAATCCTTGCATTTTACATGCAGCTATATTCAATCATGTGATATGGCTGGTCAGAAATCAGGCAAATGCCAGTGGAGGCCTAACCCTAGTTTTCTTTTGGACCGGATATTTCCCTTTTCAGTGCTGACAATGCGGAGAGCAACCACATCTGCGATGCCGCTATCAACGGACTTCGAAATATTGGCAGTTCTTGATCGTGTCCTTCCTTTCACAGAGTAAATGAGTATGTCATCGCGCGTCTACCGCCTAAAATAAGGTGGATTGGCAAAGGAGAATTCTTTCGAGTAAAGATTCTGCACCACTCAGGCCGGTAGAGACGATGGCCAGAACTCAGCTATCAGCCAAGTTGTGGATCTGTGGTACCCTCGGGAGCAGCGAAGCGGCACGTACTTACGAGGAATAAAACTTAATCAACACAATGTGATGAGAAAACGAGGTGTTACATACAAATTCAGGAAAGTGCCCATCGTCCTATATGCAACATCGTGGCATCTGGAAATGACCTCCTCAATAGATAAAGCGTGATGGGTCGACAATTCGGAATCAGCAGAGGGCCTCCTCGTTGCCTGGCCTTCAAGGCCTAGGGGTACGACGGGCACTAGATGAAATTTTTACATGTAATGTTGTAATGTGATGGATTGTGCAGGGTAAGGTCATCCTTGCTAAATGTGAGCTCAAGGTATGCCCGCTTATGCCGTCAAAGAGTTTTACAAGGGGAAAAGAGGCGCCGGCTAATTAGACGCAGACTGGCGCGCCAAATAAATCACACGACAGAGAAGCTGAAGATAACTGCATACAAACTAATGCAGGTATATTACTCCATGCGTTCTGGTGGAAACTGGCACCAAGCCAAATATCCTTAGACAGATGTCATTTCTGAAACTCTTATGTGATAGTTTGTTGTCTTGTGTTTCAGACAACGTCATCCATATAACATTACAAGTTGGATGCTGGGAGCTGCTGGTGCGAAGAGCTGCGGCAGACGACCCGGAGTGGTTCAGATACTAGATATTCTCATTTCAGGTTTTGTGTCCGAAAGGATTTGGAATTTCCACCATGAATtgatgcatacatacatagtaTGTGAATTATTGTAACCAAGAACCaggaaacaaaacaaatGATGGAGctatcttttattaaaaattcaaGTGGTGTAGATCAAGACCAGGATTCCCTTGGTCTCTTTCCATCAGCTcgtatattgatatttatggAGTAGtcgaataataaaattatccGCGGATGGAAGAAGTGAAAAGGAACAAAGCATAATTGTGAgatcgaaagaagaaagcgGGAGTCCCGGAGTTCAATCTGGCTAAGGATTGCTTTAGTAAGCATTGGCAAGGAGCCATGAAGGGGAGTGCCGCTATAGCAATCAAATGCTGCTGCTTTAACAGCTTCCCCATCGTGATGTCAATTGCCTGCTCCGACTAATAATTGTCATTCTCGTCTACAAAACACAAAACATTTGTAGGGCATGAACAACAATGTCAAGTGGTAACTCTTCAACAAATCGACGGTGACAATagttcttctctttttccctcttctctccgtCCAATCGACATAAGGAATGTCTGTCATCTGAAGCCGACAACAACACAAGTTCAGTTGCGTCATCACTATAATCAAgattattgattgtttgtttgtttgatcacattggaagaagaagaaagttcATTGCCAAATGTCTATCGACCTCAACTGGGAGACGTTGACTACTGGACCTGATGGAATTGCCCTTGCAGAAAGGATCCGAGACTTTGTACATGCTAAGTTCCAGACCGTGACTTTGCCCCGCTTCATCAAGGGTGTCAAAGTACACACATTTGAATTTGGTTCAATTGCTCCAGAGGTTGAACTGAAAGACATTTGCGATCCCTTGCCTGATTTCTACGAGGATATCGATGACGACTATGTAGAGgatgacgaagacgaagagaaCTCTGAGAATTCTCAAACTGATGAGGAGAATGAAGTCGCAAAGACTTTGCGAGAAAGAAGGAGGCTGGACCGAGTAGAGAGAACAGCAAATGGTTCATCACACGTATCGACCCCTCCTGCATATATTGATACACGATATCCTGGACTGCGATCAATGCAAGCTTCTGGTGACACCGGAAGTCCCTTTTTAGGTGTTAGTACACCTGGTATTCCAGGTGGAACATCAAATTTGAGTtattttcattctcaattAGCCAGTGGATTATCTGGTACTCAAACCCCACTAGCCGCCGTTGCCGGTGCACATCTACCTCAAGGATGGCCGGACCGACCTAGCCCATCTCTACATCTATCCGCGCTCCGTAATCAATCTCATACGCCTTTATCTCACACGGCGAGTGAAAGGTCCATGACTCCTCCGCAAATTGCGGATCTAAACCAGCAATCGCTACGCGAGAAGGCCAGTGTATCCACTCTCGCTGCTTCATCTTCAACGACCAGACCGGCAACTCGAGATGGCGTCCCCGAAGCAACGATACCAGAGGAGCACGCTGGCGAAAGCGAAGAGTCAACTTCACCACCACGGAGATTTCGAGAGCCCAAGGTGGAAGATCTTCAGACAGTATTTCGAGTCCGATACTCTGGAAATATACGACTTTCACTCACGGTCGATATCTTACTTGACTACCCTATGCCAAGCTTCGTGGGCATTCCAGTGAAATTGAATATCACAGGGCTATCGTTTGACGGGGTTGCTGTTCTGGCTTACATTCGCAAGAGAGCTCATTTCTGTTTCCTGTCGCCTGAAGATGCATACGCTGCTATTGGTGCAGATGAgaaagatgcagatgctTCGGCTGGCATGAAAATGGGAGCTCTCCTGCACGAGATCAAGGTCGAGAGCGAAATTGGTCAAAGGGAGAATGGCAAGCAAGTACTCAAGAATGTGGGTAAGGTAGAAAAGTTTGTTCTTGAGCAAGTCAGGCGCATCTTCGAAGATGAATTTGTGTACCCTAGTTTCTGGACATTTCTGGTATAACATTTCAAGGGGAACCAAATGATATTCATAAACAACTTCGACAATTCAAgattatcaattatcaacACGATCCACCGAATGGGTTGGAAATGAGCACAGCTCGATGTTGCAATCTCCAAAATCTAAGATTAAACCGAGTTAACTTGTGTGAATTATATCATGAGAGGAACCCGGAGCCCCCCGACCGGTTGAGCCCCTATACACAAAATAGATGTCGCTTCGTAGTTAGCATTTACACCGATGACTCCAATGACAACCGGGCAGACTTCTAAGCTAAGGTCGCCTTGAACCCTTGATATGCCGAATTCATGTCCAGTTCCAATTCTCGTGCCTTATCTTCACTGACCTCCTCCGTTGCCCTCATTTGATTCAGAGCAATGAGCCACTGAACAATCTTCCCCCTGCCCTCAAAATCTCTGTCCGT
The Botrytis cinerea B05.10 chromosome 5, complete sequence DNA segment above includes these coding regions:
- the Bcmdm12 gene encoding Bcmdm12 yields the protein MSIDLNWETLTTGPDGIALAERIRDFVHAKFQTVTLPRFIKGVKVHTFEFGSIAPEVELKDICDPLPDFYEDIDDDYVEDDEDEENSENSQTDEENEVAKTLRERRRLDRVERTANGSSHVSTPPAYIDTRYPGLRSMQASGDTGSPFLGVSTPGIPGGTSNLSYFHSQLASGLSGTQTPLAAVAGAHLPQGWPDRPSPSLHLSALRNQSHTPLSHTASERSMTPPQIADLNQQSLREKASVSTLAASSSTTRPATRDGVPEATIPEEHAGESEESTSPPRRFREPKVEDLQTVFRVRYSGNIRLSLTVDILLDYPMPSFVGIPVKLNITGLSFDGVAVLAYIRKRAHFCFLSPEDAYAAIGADEKDADASAGMKMGALLHEIKVESEIGQRENGKQVLKNVGKVEKFVLEQVRRIFEDEFVYPSFWTFLV